In one Gemmatimonas aurantiaca genomic region, the following are encoded:
- a CDS encoding glycosyltransferase — translation MSLILLSIALISLGILVAGWVWYPARMASLGRLSLSSEKGLASSTSRLPISVVLATRESTAAIVARLADLRNGSYPTELLEILVALDGAHADRRDELQNALGTSARVVVPDTPGKAAALSAGVAAAQHDLLLFIDTAQTFSEDVVDRLVSKLQDRKWGAATAMLAPTSGDALMDRYWQRELDIRVGQMMHHSVICVTGCAYIMRRVYWSPMPTGLICDDLWSTYSVVTNGARVALVRDALVIDPRRFSREQEFSRRLRTMTGMLQFVRWFPVVLHPAKNPMFRHFLLHKLVRPATPILLAIAAVCTLAAIFLWSPTLAFVLLVLGALALALPWLLVKMGPPAIARPAANILFAERLMLMPFDAIGRAMRSDWDIWRPHK, via the coding sequence GTGAGTCTCATCCTGCTCTCGATCGCGCTGATCTCCCTTGGCATCCTTGTGGCCGGATGGGTCTGGTATCCCGCGCGTATGGCATCGCTGGGAAGGCTTTCCCTTTCATCGGAAAAGGGCCTGGCTTCCAGCACCTCACGTCTCCCGATCAGCGTGGTCCTTGCCACGCGCGAGAGCACGGCGGCCATTGTGGCCCGGCTCGCGGATCTTCGGAATGGATCGTATCCCACCGAACTCCTCGAGATTCTGGTGGCTCTTGATGGGGCTCACGCCGATCGACGCGACGAATTGCAGAACGCGCTCGGAACGTCGGCCCGAGTGGTTGTGCCCGATACACCGGGGAAGGCCGCTGCGTTGAGTGCTGGTGTCGCCGCAGCGCAGCATGACTTGTTGCTGTTCATCGACACGGCACAGACCTTCTCTGAAGATGTTGTCGATCGCCTGGTGTCGAAATTGCAAGACCGGAAATGGGGAGCCGCGACGGCCATGCTTGCACCAACCAGCGGTGATGCCCTTATGGATCGCTACTGGCAGCGTGAACTGGACATTCGCGTCGGTCAGATGATGCACCACAGCGTGATCTGTGTGACCGGATGCGCCTATATCATGCGTCGGGTGTACTGGTCACCGATGCCGACGGGGCTCATCTGTGACGATCTGTGGAGCACCTACTCCGTAGTGACGAACGGCGCGCGCGTGGCGCTGGTGCGCGACGCGCTGGTGATCGATCCCCGGCGCTTCAGTCGCGAGCAGGAGTTTTCGCGACGTCTTCGCACCATGACTGGCATGCTGCAATTCGTTCGCTGGTTTCCTGTCGTCTTGCATCCGGCGAAGAATCCCATGTTCCGGCATTTTCTTCTGCATAAACTGGTGCGCCCGGCCACACCGATACTCCTGGCGATCGCGGCCGTCTGCACCCTGGCGGCGATTTTCCTGTGGAGCCCCACACTGGCATTCGTACTCCTGGTGCTGGGTGCGCTGGCGTTGGCGCTCCCATGGCTGCTCGTGAAAATGGGACCGCCTGCCATTGCACGTCCTGCCGCCAACATTCTTTTCGCAGAACGCCTCATGCTGATGCCTTTTGATGCCATCGGCCGGGCCATGCGCTCGGATTGGGATATCTGGCGCCCACACAAGTAA
- a CDS encoding glycine cleavage T C-terminal barrel domain-containing protein: MPALIVAFDGVLADTLGARAEAILTVCSEESVSLSAERLRSRLRATLPGRTIAEAVELLLEADGDPTRSELVSLRAQRHYTTRLAQGVPFDATVLRTLMTRAGAGDRIVVRADSTRREVEPQLTLAGIEHHITLLRCADDRPSRWPLDDRDVNGASGGISNGSSSGSSSGSSDDTSLDDVSVDGIPATTAYPTLVRSWRAIDLRLRAMHVPRAQRTSLESSTPTAVIAAAFVNMSTSNEPAAGPASSPPAHSTTMLQPLSPDDLRAYETAHDVISDVASKAGHDTSSRGVIWFASGGRWSRIQGEKATDALNGLVTNDVSLLAPGAGLYAAALTPKGKMVSDLAILREDDRTLHMFVEERALSELLGMMRKYINPRLARTIDESTLWCTWALYGRHVLHSIDALGVTERHGSLQHVWSLATGRLGEAPVRIVRAPALGELSGLLLSVPAEHASGAYARLEAVLGAPASTAVAEVLRIEGGRPLIGVDMDGNTIPQEANLDALDAISFTKGCYTGQETVARIHFRGHVNRHLRALRSTDVMPAGAQLVDTTGKVVGDVRSSAISPRLGPIAIGMVRREIQSGDTVFLRVAGEENAETAGDASQAGMGQVGAPVQVNVLPTLPAPK, from the coding sequence GTGCCGGCACTGATCGTCGCGTTCGACGGCGTACTGGCCGACACGCTGGGTGCACGTGCGGAAGCCATTCTCACGGTGTGCAGCGAAGAGAGTGTGTCACTCTCCGCTGAACGGCTGCGCTCGCGACTGCGCGCGACACTACCCGGTCGTACGATTGCCGAAGCCGTGGAATTGCTGCTCGAAGCCGACGGCGATCCCACACGCAGCGAACTGGTGTCATTGCGGGCGCAACGCCACTACACCACGCGTCTTGCCCAGGGTGTGCCGTTCGATGCCACTGTCCTGCGAACATTGATGACACGGGCCGGTGCCGGCGATCGTATCGTCGTGCGCGCCGACTCCACGCGCCGGGAAGTGGAACCCCAGTTGACGCTCGCCGGTATCGAACACCACATCACACTGTTGCGTTGCGCCGACGACCGGCCGTCCCGATGGCCGCTCGATGACCGCGACGTGAACGGCGCCTCCGGCGGCATTTCCAATGGCAGCTCCAGCGGGAGTTCCAGCGGCAGCTCCGACGACACTTCCCTCGACGACGTTTCCGTCGACGGTATTCCCGCGACCACGGCGTACCCCACTCTCGTGCGGAGCTGGCGCGCCATCGATCTTCGACTCCGGGCAATGCACGTTCCCCGTGCACAGCGCACGAGTCTCGAAAGCAGCACACCCACCGCCGTCATTGCCGCCGCATTCGTGAACATGTCCACATCCAACGAACCCGCCGCCGGACCAGCCTCGTCGCCCCCGGCACATTCCACCACGATGCTGCAGCCGCTCTCTCCGGATGACCTGCGCGCCTACGAAACCGCGCACGACGTCATCTCCGATGTCGCGTCCAAGGCGGGGCATGATACGTCCTCGCGTGGCGTCATCTGGTTTGCATCCGGTGGACGCTGGAGTCGCATTCAGGGAGAGAAAGCCACCGACGCCCTGAACGGTCTCGTCACGAACGACGTCAGCCTGCTCGCGCCTGGCGCCGGTCTCTATGCGGCGGCCCTCACCCCCAAGGGCAAGATGGTGAGCGACCTCGCCATTCTGCGCGAGGACGATCGCACCCTTCACATGTTCGTGGAGGAACGGGCGCTTTCCGAATTGCTTGGCATGATGCGCAAGTACATCAATCCGCGTCTCGCGCGCACGATCGACGAGAGTACGCTGTGGTGTACCTGGGCCCTGTACGGACGGCATGTACTCCACAGCATCGACGCGCTCGGCGTGACGGAACGTCACGGTTCGCTGCAGCATGTCTGGTCATTGGCCACGGGCCGGCTCGGAGAAGCCCCTGTCCGTATCGTGCGGGCCCCCGCATTGGGCGAACTGTCCGGTCTCCTGCTGTCCGTACCTGCCGAACACGCGTCGGGTGCATATGCCCGTCTCGAAGCAGTGCTGGGAGCACCGGCGAGTACCGCGGTAGCCGAGGTGCTGCGCATCGAAGGCGGTCGCCCACTCATCGGCGTCGACATGGACGGGAATACGATTCCGCAGGAAGCGAATCTCGACGCGCTCGATGCCATCTCCTTCACCAAGGGCTGCTACACGGGGCAGGAGACCGTGGCCCGCATCCATTTCCGCGGACACGTCAATCGGCATCTGCGTGCACTGCGCAGCACCGACGTCATGCCCGCCGGCGCGCAGTTGGTGGACACCACCGGCAAGGTGGTGGGTGACGTGCGCAGCTCGGCGATCTCACCGCGACTCGGCCCCATCGCCATCGGCATGGTGCGGCGGGAGATCCAGTCGGGGGACACGGTATTTCTCCGCGTCGCTGGAGAAGAAAACGCGGAAACGGCTGGTGACGCGTCGCAAGCCGGCATGGGCCAGGTCGGCGCGCCGGTCCAGGTGAACGTGCTGCCCACTCTTCCGGCGCCGAAGTAG
- a CDS encoding heterodisulfide reductase-related iron-sulfur binding cluster yields MSAPTATSSRDLAHAAGASCALPGTPLAHASAGLDACVHCGFCLQACPTYVNLEDENDSPRGRIVLMRRMLEGDIALDDPAALHIDRCLGCRACETACPSGVPYGELLEATRATMVPRRGIPFIARPILFVFRHHLLLRTALFGAKVFRSTGLPRLLARLLPSRLAFPMAMLASTAPSRVIRNARGNRVDADPRPTATRSRTEHDAATGRTAMLEGCVMSGLFTHVNAATAEALTHNGHALCEAPGQRCCGALHAHAGDMGAARALAKENIAAFEHANVDTIVVNAAGCGAMLKQYAHLLHDDPEWADRARRISERTRDVSEALAATGPVRGTLSGTGSGALRVTHDPPCHQMHAQRIVAQPLQVLGAIEGLDLVPLEDADQCCGSAGIYNLVEPGTSDAVLHPKLQRIAETHASVLATGNPGCMMQIGAGLLLSGSETTVVHPVELLAAAYTNSSAAAAS; encoded by the coding sequence ATGAGTGCTCCCACCGCCACCAGCTCCCGTGATCTCGCACATGCCGCGGGAGCGTCCTGCGCATTGCCCGGAACGCCGCTCGCGCACGCGTCCGCGGGTCTCGATGCCTGTGTGCACTGCGGCTTCTGTCTCCAGGCGTGTCCGACCTATGTGAACCTCGAGGACGAGAACGATTCGCCTCGTGGACGCATCGTGCTGATGCGACGCATGCTCGAAGGCGATATCGCGCTCGACGATCCGGCCGCCCTCCACATCGATCGGTGCCTCGGCTGCCGCGCCTGCGAGACCGCCTGTCCGTCGGGCGTCCCGTACGGAGAACTGCTCGAAGCCACGCGGGCCACCATGGTGCCGCGGCGCGGCATCCCGTTCATCGCGCGGCCCATTCTTTTTGTCTTCCGTCATCACCTGTTGCTGCGCACGGCCCTGTTCGGCGCGAAGGTGTTTCGCAGTACGGGACTGCCGCGGCTGCTCGCCCGCCTGTTGCCATCGCGCCTGGCATTTCCGATGGCCATGCTCGCATCCACGGCGCCGTCGCGGGTTATACGGAACGCACGGGGCAATCGAGTGGATGCCGATCCTCGCCCGACCGCTACGCGCAGTCGCACGGAACATGACGCCGCCACGGGCCGCACCGCGATGCTGGAAGGTTGTGTGATGTCGGGGTTGTTCACGCATGTGAACGCGGCCACCGCGGAAGCCCTGACACACAACGGACATGCACTCTGTGAGGCACCCGGCCAGCGATGCTGCGGCGCACTGCACGCGCACGCCGGTGACATGGGCGCCGCACGGGCACTCGCCAAGGAGAACATCGCCGCATTCGAACACGCGAATGTCGACACCATCGTGGTGAACGCCGCCGGCTGCGGGGCGATGCTCAAGCAGTACGCGCATCTGCTGCACGATGACCCCGAATGGGCCGATCGCGCGCGCCGCATCAGTGAGCGCACCCGCGACGTGAGCGAAGCCCTGGCTGCCACAGGACCTGTACGCGGCACACTTTCCGGCACGGGTTCCGGCGCCCTCCGCGTCACGCACGATCCCCCCTGCCACCAGATGCACGCGCAGCGTATCGTCGCGCAGCCGCTGCAGGTCCTCGGCGCCATCGAAGGACTGGATCTCGTGCCGCTCGAGGATGCCGATCAGTGCTGCGGATCGGCCGGCATCTACAATCTCGTCGAACCCGGCACCTCCGATGCCGTGCTGCACCCCAAGCTGCAGCGCATTGCCGAAACACATGCCTCCGTGCTGGCCACCGGCAATCCGGGTTGCATGATGCAGATCGGTGCCGGACTGCTGCTGAGCGGCAGCGAAACCACCGTCGTGCATCCCGTCGAACTGCTCGCGGCGGCGTACACGAATTCGTCTGCGGCAGCAGCCTCGTAG
- a CDS encoding FAD-binding protein, producing MTSMPSAFRDMPPDVPTRAPSTVDALAATVRELRDAVQPMRFVGSGAWLQGGGPFVDAAPISLRALAGVVDYTPGDLVITVRAGMTLRELSAITAEHGQMFATAPYGGPQGSPDSTIGAIIATSASAPLPLDDLAVRDLVLGLTVVTGTGAITHAGGRVVKNVAGFDLVRLHTGAWGTLGAIAEVSLRLHAIPAHDILLEGSVTPELGDALPPLVANRAPVPMQVLLTPGAAPRLVARVTGNAARVQGLRAQLGQLGMRDITDAPHDTLSTLRETPVDAVVLRLRTALSDAVPFVRAARQAFPEATLSYAPQRGTLRVVMPGEASADAPSDALSDALSALSRLATSFGASHRIAIAIDQGRMQYPARTPLEAGIKAALDPDDLCNRVATMAPAPAPLPV from the coding sequence ATGACATCCATGCCGTCGGCGTTCCGCGATATGCCTCCTGACGTGCCAACCCGTGCGCCGTCCACCGTCGATGCCCTGGCAGCCACGGTGCGTGAACTGCGCGACGCCGTACAGCCCATGCGGTTCGTGGGCAGCGGGGCGTGGTTGCAGGGCGGTGGTCCGTTTGTCGATGCCGCACCGATATCACTGCGTGCGCTGGCCGGTGTGGTGGACTACACCCCCGGCGATCTCGTCATCACCGTGCGCGCCGGCATGACGCTGCGCGAACTGTCGGCCATCACGGCGGAACACGGACAGATGTTCGCGACCGCGCCATATGGGGGCCCGCAGGGTTCGCCCGACTCCACCATCGGGGCGATCATCGCCACATCGGCTTCCGCGCCGCTCCCGCTCGACGATCTTGCCGTACGCGATCTCGTGCTCGGTCTGACCGTGGTGACGGGCACGGGAGCAATCACACACGCTGGCGGCCGTGTGGTGAAGAACGTCGCCGGTTTCGATCTCGTGCGGTTGCACACCGGCGCCTGGGGCACACTCGGCGCCATCGCCGAAGTGAGTCTGCGACTGCATGCGATTCCGGCGCACGACATTCTGCTGGAAGGCTCGGTGACACCGGAACTCGGCGATGCACTGCCGCCGCTGGTCGCCAACCGTGCGCCCGTTCCCATGCAGGTTCTGCTCACGCCCGGCGCGGCACCACGACTCGTCGCCCGCGTGACGGGCAATGCCGCCCGGGTGCAGGGACTGCGCGCGCAACTCGGGCAACTCGGCATGCGCGATATCACCGACGCACCGCACGACACCCTGTCGACGCTGCGCGAAACACCGGTCGATGCCGTGGTGCTGCGCCTTCGCACCGCACTGTCCGACGCGGTGCCGTTCGTGCGCGCCGCGCGTCAGGCATTTCCCGAAGCCACGTTGTCGTATGCCCCGCAGCGCGGAACACTGCGGGTCGTGATGCCCGGCGAGGCCTCCGCCGATGCTCCATCCGATGCGCTATCAGATGCGTTGAGCGCCCTTTCGCGCCTGGCCACATCGTTCGGCGCATCACATCGCATTGCCATCGCCATCGATCAGGGGCGGATGCAGTATCCGGCGCGCACCCCGCTCGAAGCGGGCATCAAAGCCGCGCTCGATCCCGACGATCTCTGCAATCGTGTGGCGACCATGGCGCCCGCGCCGGCGCCACTGCCCGTCTGA
- a CDS encoding FAD-linked oxidase C-terminal domain-containing protein: MRDALAAIVGPQWVKERRQELAVFDADGLPGYRATPSLAVLPGTRDELIAVIGTLARLGVPFVPRGAGTGLSGGALADDVVLVGLNRLTRIIEIDPINRIARVEPGVVNAKLSRATARYGLHYAPDPSSQTVCTIGGNVAENAGGPHCLKYGVTLNHIVECEVVLPDGSVTRLGDAFGEPDGYDLLGTFIGSEGCFGVATEITVRLVPLPDAVHTLLADFSSVDAAARAVSKIIATGIVPAALEMMDNATIRAVEASIYAAGYPTDAAAILLCEVDGIADGLDADVAIIRDACNECGARGVLVATEATDRMRLWQGRKKAFGAMGRIAPALVVQDAVVPRTRLPDVLARIDEIGATHRVRVCNVFHAGDGNLHPNIPYNAGDADESARVHAAMSAIMQTCIDAGGTITGEHGVGLDKLPYMETLFDAASLDAMCRVRSVFDPDRRANPGKVVPVHSCREWHATPAAHRTTQRDTARDTARDSHRDSDRDSQRA, from the coding sequence ATGCGCGATGCACTCGCCGCCATCGTCGGCCCGCAGTGGGTGAAGGAACGCCGCCAGGAGCTGGCGGTCTTCGATGCCGACGGTCTGCCCGGCTACCGGGCGACGCCTTCGCTGGCCGTGCTGCCGGGAACGCGGGACGAACTCATTGCCGTCATCGGGACGCTCGCCCGTCTCGGTGTGCCCTTCGTGCCGCGTGGAGCCGGCACCGGTCTGTCGGGCGGCGCCCTCGCCGATGACGTCGTGCTCGTGGGGCTCAACCGACTCACCCGCATCATCGAGATCGATCCCATCAACCGGATCGCACGTGTCGAACCCGGTGTGGTCAACGCCAAGCTGTCGCGCGCAACGGCCCGCTACGGTCTGCATTACGCCCCCGATCCGTCCAGTCAGACGGTGTGCACGATCGGCGGCAACGTGGCCGAGAATGCGGGTGGTCCGCATTGTCTCAAGTACGGGGTGACCCTCAATCACATCGTCGAGTGTGAAGTCGTGCTCCCCGACGGCTCCGTCACGCGACTTGGCGATGCGTTCGGAGAACCCGACGGCTACGACCTGCTCGGCACGTTCATCGGCAGTGAAGGCTGTTTTGGTGTGGCCACGGAAATCACGGTACGCCTGGTGCCGCTGCCCGACGCGGTGCATACGCTGCTCGCCGATTTTTCCTCGGTGGACGCCGCCGCGCGCGCCGTCTCGAAGATCATCGCCACGGGCATCGTGCCCGCCGCGCTCGAGATGATGGACAATGCCACCATCCGCGCCGTGGAGGCCAGCATCTACGCCGCCGGCTATCCCACCGATGCCGCGGCCATCCTGCTCTGTGAAGTGGACGGCATCGCCGATGGACTCGACGCCGACGTGGCCATCATCCGCGATGCCTGCAACGAATGCGGCGCACGCGGCGTGCTCGTGGCCACCGAAGCCACCGATCGCATGCGTCTCTGGCAGGGCCGCAAAAAAGCCTTCGGCGCCATGGGCCGCATCGCACCGGCGCTCGTGGTGCAGGACGCCGTCGTACCGCGCACCCGATTGCCGGACGTACTGGCCCGCATCGACGAGATCGGCGCCACGCACCGCGTGCGGGTGTGCAATGTGTTCCACGCCGGCGACGGCAATCTGCATCCGAACATTCCATACAACGCCGGCGATGCCGACGAGAGTGCGCGTGTGCACGCGGCCATGTCGGCCATCATGCAGACCTGCATCGACGCCGGCGGCACCATCACCGGCGAGCACGGCGTGGGCCTCGACAAGCTGCCGTACATGGAGACGCTGTTCGACGCGGCGTCGCTCGATGCGATGTGTCGGGTCCGTTCGGTGTTCGATCCCGATCGACGCGCCAATCCCGGCAAAGTCGTCCCGGTGCACAGTTGCCGCGAGTGGCACGCCACGCCGGCAGCGCATCGCACCACACAGCGTGATACGGCTCGTGATACGGCTCGTGACTCCCATCGTGACTCCGATCGTGACTCACAACGCGCATGA
- a CDS encoding response regulator: protein MLETAAPVDGQPPFLALLVEATLPRVLIVDDEPGIRFALKRWFERQQWSVEEAADGAQALELLRASIDDDDSRFDVIVCDLHLPLVTGEEIVRQIHAERPALASRIILTTGDAVHDAAPGSVLAEHAHVLQKPFDLGTLRAAVATIHRAN from the coding sequence ATGTTGGAAACGGCGGCACCCGTTGACGGGCAGCCGCCGTTTCTCGCTCTTCTGGTGGAGGCCACATTGCCGCGTGTGTTGATCGTTGATGACGAACCGGGAATCCGGTTCGCCTTGAAGCGATGGTTCGAACGTCAACAGTGGTCCGTCGAGGAAGCCGCCGATGGGGCACAGGCGCTCGAACTGCTGCGTGCAAGCATCGACGATGACGACTCCCGTTTCGATGTGATCGTCTGCGATCTGCATCTCCCGCTGGTCACCGGCGAGGAGATCGTCCGCCAGATCCACGCCGAACGTCCGGCCCTGGCCTCCCGCATCATCCTCACCACCGGTGATGCCGTGCACGATGCCGCGCCGGGCAGTGTGTTGGCCGAGCATGCCCATGTCCTGCAGAAGCCCTTCGATCTGGGCACGCTGCGCGCGGCGGTCGCCACCATTCACCGCGCCAACTAG
- a CDS encoding RNA polymerase sigma factor RpoD/SigA, whose product MQAAAATRTSEARSKGFFRSAPSTAFDQYLHDIQKLPLITDAAEERRLARLAQKGDEAAAERLVTANLRFVISYVKKYQGHGLDLSELVAIGNEGLLKAVRKFDPDQGVKFISYAVWWVRQAVLKALAEQTRSVRIPLNQNSQLIRMARGEMILSQVLNREPTDEELSKLLEEPVEQVRNARQITSTEVSLDAPIDRQDREASTLGERFAGETHADIEDGTDFRLMREFIDRVFRKYLTPRERKILYLYYGLDEGAEAMTLERIGALMGVTRERIRQIRERAFEKLRESPDGRALAGFWGAA is encoded by the coding sequence ATGCAGGCAGCTGCCGCGACCAGGACTTCCGAAGCTCGTTCCAAAGGCTTCTTCCGTTCCGCTCCTTCCACAGCCTTCGACCAATATCTTCACGACATCCAGAAGCTGCCCCTCATCACCGACGCCGCGGAAGAACGGCGCCTGGCGCGTCTGGCCCAGAAGGGCGACGAAGCCGCCGCCGAGCGGCTGGTGACGGCCAATCTCCGATTCGTCATCTCGTACGTGAAGAAGTATCAGGGGCACGGCCTCGATCTCTCCGAGCTCGTCGCCATCGGCAATGAAGGACTCCTCAAGGCCGTACGGAAATTCGATCCCGATCAGGGCGTCAAATTCATTTCGTACGCCGTCTGGTGGGTTCGCCAGGCCGTCCTCAAAGCCCTCGCCGAACAGACCCGCTCCGTTCGCATCCCGCTCAATCAGAATTCGCAACTCATCCGGATGGCGCGTGGCGAGATGATCCTCTCGCAAGTGCTCAATCGCGAACCCACCGACGAAGAACTGTCCAAGCTGCTCGAAGAGCCCGTCGAGCAGGTCCGCAATGCCCGGCAGATCACGAGCACCGAAGTCTCGCTCGACGCGCCCATCGATCGACAGGATCGTGAAGCCTCCACACTCGGCGAACGGTTTGCCGGCGAGACACACGCTGACATCGAAGACGGTACCGACTTCCGGCTCATGCGCGAGTTCATCGACCGGGTGTTCCGCAAATACCTCACGCCGCGCGAACGCAAGATCCTCTATCTCTACTACGGACTCGACGAAGGCGCGGAAGCCATGACGCTCGAACGCATCGGTGCGCTGATGGGTGTCACGCGTGAACGCATCCGGCAGATCCGCGAACGGGCCTTCGAGAAGCTGCGCGAATCGCCCGACGGACGTGCGCTCGCCGGATTCTGGGGCGCCGCCTGA
- the aroB gene encoding 3-dehydroquinate synthase: protein MGTMETAEAHTAVHAAAHTAAHTSAVPDALPLTLDYPVFCAVGTRQHLAAIVQQVAPAHRIAVISDDTVAAVHAPQVMAQFEGSTASLFTIPPGEQEKTRERWASLTDALMAWGAGRDTTIVALGGGVICDLSGFVAATYMRGLPVVQVPTTLLAMVDASVGGKTAVDTPAGKNLVGAFHNPAAVVIDPEVLTSLPPAILRSGLAEMIKHGVIADVAYFDRLLQALPSLLARGAQAPEFGALIAGSVRIKAAVVAEDSREGGLRQILNFGHTIAHAVEKLLHYDMLHGDAVAMGMVAEARLAERLGMAGPGLAAAVEDAVRRAGLPTRLPVGVSAASVVAETLGDKKARAGAARYALPRALGEMDPADGRWSVPVADPIVMEVLAGLL, encoded by the coding sequence ATGGGGACCATGGAGACGGCGGAGGCACACACCGCAGTGCACGCGGCAGCACACACCGCAGCACACACCAGCGCCGTGCCCGACGCGCTGCCGCTGACGCTCGACTATCCGGTCTTCTGCGCCGTCGGCACACGGCAGCATCTCGCCGCCATCGTACAGCAGGTGGCACCGGCACATCGCATCGCCGTCATCTCCGACGACACCGTGGCCGCGGTCCACGCCCCGCAAGTCATGGCGCAGTTCGAGGGCTCGACCGCTTCGCTCTTCACGATTCCGCCCGGCGAGCAGGAGAAGACCCGCGAGCGTTGGGCTTCGCTCACCGATGCCCTGATGGCCTGGGGCGCCGGCCGCGATACGACCATCGTGGCGCTGGGCGGCGGTGTGATCTGCGATCTCTCGGGCTTCGTGGCCGCCACGTACATGCGTGGCCTTCCGGTGGTGCAGGTGCCCACCACGCTGCTCGCCATGGTGGATGCCTCGGTCGGTGGCAAGACCGCGGTGGACACACCGGCCGGCAAGAATCTCGTGGGTGCGTTCCACAACCCGGCGGCCGTGGTGATCGACCCCGAGGTGCTGACCTCCCTGCCGCCGGCCATCCTGCGGTCGGGGTTGGCCGAGATGATCAAACACGGCGTGATCGCCGATGTCGCCTACTTCGACCGTCTTCTGCAGGCGCTCCCCTCGCTGCTTGCCAGGGGCGCCCAGGCGCCGGAGTTCGGCGCCCTGATCGCCGGCTCCGTGCGCATCAAAGCCGCCGTCGTGGCCGAAGACAGCCGGGAAGGAGGACTGCGCCAGATCCTCAATTTCGGGCACACCATCGCCCATGCGGTGGAAAAGCTCCTGCACTACGACATGCTGCACGGGGACGCCGTGGCCATGGGCATGGTGGCCGAAGCCCGGCTCGCCGAAAGACTTGGCATGGCCGGCCCGGGCCTCGCCGCCGCGGTCGAGGACGCCGTCCGGCGTGCCGGACTCCCCACCCGCCTCCCCGTCGGCGTCAGCGCCGCGTCAGTGGTGGCTGAAACCCTGGGCGACAAGAAGGCCCGGGCCGGAGCGGCCCGCTACGCACTCCCCCGCGCCCTGGGTGAAATGGACCCCGCCGACGGCCGTTGGTCCGTCCCCGTGGCCGATCCCATCGTCATGGAAGTGCTGGCCGGGCTGCTGTAA